The Platichthys flesus chromosome 8, fPlaFle2.1, whole genome shotgun sequence genome has a window encoding:
- the arl13a gene encoding ADP-ribosylation factor-like protein 13A, producing MDIDLLLYQFQKRWWPLCSPSSSRVNMFNLMSNCCNWVSKIQEPIRKVTIAVVGLDRAGKTSSIRGMFKLNHVVDVGPTIGFVRNELRVDNYLVSLLDVGGSAESRGGWRELYPEAHGIIFVVDSSDRQRIKEVKEVLADLLKQPRVAGKPILVLANKQDKMNALLGSELIEILSLEKLVNQSRSLCHIEPCSALIDMRRWSERKTLRGLRWLLRAVCMDYPELCTRVAQDSKRPLETKEREKNGKTEKVRRKNKGERMRSSKSDLRQVHRPKVKEGKSKGEGKLQPIRNMLQKESTLKKTLKTKKKKTVKVKKGEKGQEEVIDAKEEEEEEEAEVNEGEQENSSHREKASSALITPKKIKKIKRKAKVKVKEEPLDLQESLDNEEKPLKAKGERKKKKKAVKVKRKNKINTEEMSEAYSQPVDLSATFDLYRKAILALKERQGQEQ from the exons ATGGATATAGACTTACTTCT GTACCAGTTCCAGAAAAGATGGTGGCCTCTGTGCTCACCTTCCTCATCTCGAGTAAACATGTTCAACCTGATGAGCAACTGCTGCAACTGGGTGTCCAAGATACAGGAGCCAATCAG gaaAGTGACTATTGCTGTGGTCGGTCTTGACAGAGCAGGAAAAACCTCCTCCATCAGGGGGATGTTTAAAT TGAACCATGTCGTGGACGTAGGACCCACCATTGGCTTCGTGCGAAACGAGCTGCGAGTGGATAACTACCTGGTCTCCCTGCTGGATGTGGGAGGATCAGCGGAGTCGAGAGGGGGCTGGAGGGAGCTGTACCCCGAGGCCCACGGGATCATCTTCGTGGTGGACTCCAGTGACAGGCAGAGGATAAAGGAGGTCAAGGAGGTTCTGGCTGACCTGCTGAAACAACCCCGGGTGGCAGGGAAACCGATATTAGT GTTGGCAAACAAACAGGACAAGATGAACGCTTTGCTGGGAAGTGAGCTGATTGAGATTCTGTCTCTTGAGAAGCTGGTGAACCAGAGCCGCTCTCTGTGCCATATT GAGCCTTGTTCAGCCTTAATTGACATGCGACGTTGGTCGGAAAGAAAGACTCTGCGAGGCCTCCGCTGGCTGCTGCGCGCCGTTTGTATGGATTATCCTGAGCTGTGCACCCGAGTAGCCCAGGACAGCAAGAGGCCtctggagacaaaagagagggagaagaacgGGAAAACTGAGAAGGTCCGCAGGAAAAACAAAGGGGAACG GATGCGATCCAGCAAGTCCGATCTTCGTCAGGTTCATCGGCCCAAAGTCAAGGAGGGGAAGAGCAAGGGTGAAGGAAAACTGCAGCCCATTCGAAACATGCTGCAGAAG GAGTCCACATTGAAAAAGACGctgaagacaaagaagaagaagacggttAAGGTCAAGAAGGGTGAAAAGGGCCAAGAGGAGGTGATTGATgccaaggaggaggaggaggaagaggaggctgaggttaATGAAGGGGAGCAAGAGAACTCCAGTCACAGAGAGAAAGCCAGCAGTGCCCTGATCACGcccaaaaaaatcaaaaaaatcaaacgcaaagcaaaagtaaaagtaaaagaagaacCTCTGGACCTGCAAGAATCTCTGGACAATGAAGAGAAGCCGCTGAAAG CTaaaggggagaggaagaagaagaagaaagctgtgaaagtgaaaagaaagaacaagatCAACACAGAGGAGATGTCTGAAGCCTACTCTCAACCCGTGGACCTCTCTGCGACCTTTG ATCTTTACCGGAAAGCGATACTGGCTCTGAAGGAACGTCAGGGCCAGGAACAGTGA
- the tmem35 gene encoding novel acetylcholine receptor chaperone, protein MASPRTVTIVALSIALGLFFVFMGTIKLTPRLSKDAYSEMKRAYKSYAKALPGLKKIGISSVLLRKIIGSLEVGCGVVLTLVPGRPKDVANFLLLLVMLAVLFFHQLVGDPLKRYAHALVFGILLTCRLLIARQTDDRPEREDSREEQQVNDQEKNKVKQS, encoded by the exons ATGGCTTCGCCGAGGACAGTCACCATCGTGGCCCTTTCCATCGCCCTGGGCCTGTTCTTCGTGTTCATGGGAACCATCAAACTCACACCGAGGCTCAGCAAAGACGCCTACAGTGAAATG AAAAGGGCCTACAAGAGTTACGCCAAGGCACTGCCGGGCCTGAAGAAGATCGGGATCAGCTCAGTCCTGCTCCGCAAGATCATCGGCTCTCTGGAGGTGGGCTGCGGTGTGGTGCTCACCCTGGTGCCGGGCCGGCCGAAGGACGTGGCCAActttttgctgctgctggtcaTGCTGGCCGTCCTGTTCTTCCACCAGCTAGTGGGAGACCCCCTGAAGCGGTACGCCCACGCTCTGGTCTTTGGCATCCTGCTCACCTGCCGGCTGCTCATCGCCCGCCAGACCGACGACCGGCCggagagagaggacagcagAGAGGAACAGCAGGTGAACGACCAGGAAAAGAACAAGGTCAAGCAGTCCTAA